In Bosea sp. (in: a-proteobacteria), one DNA window encodes the following:
- a CDS encoding sulfurtransferase: MSKAEFAGLIVPETLAERLGGDDLVILDIRTAADGGSAAFEAGHIPGAAHSDYATDGWRARIGNAPGMLPPLDRLAALAGRLGIAPGCDVVIVAAGTAATDFAAAARVYWTLKFIGHGRQAILDGGFRGWTADPGRPVARGPSPPRSAAAYPVVAQQDLRSTADATLVALRSRQASLLDARGSSFFEGREKSAEAARAGHIPGAIQRDYAGAFEGGKLKARGELEALFAMVPQGPVVSYCNTGHSAAANWFVLSEILGRDEVALYDGSMTEWTQDPERPVTTGGAA; the protein is encoded by the coding sequence ATGAGCAAGGCTGAATTCGCAGGGCTGATCGTGCCGGAGACGCTGGCCGAACGGCTCGGCGGGGACGATCTCGTCATCCTCGACATCCGCACCGCCGCCGATGGCGGAAGCGCCGCCTTCGAGGCCGGGCACATCCCCGGCGCCGCCCATTCCGACTATGCGACGGATGGCTGGCGGGCGCGGATCGGCAATGCGCCGGGCATGCTGCCGCCGCTCGACCGGCTCGCCGCGCTCGCGGGAAGGCTCGGCATCGCGCCGGGTTGCGACGTCGTCATCGTCGCGGCCGGCACCGCCGCCACGGATTTCGCCGCGGCGGCGCGGGTCTACTGGACGCTGAAGTTCATCGGCCACGGCCGGCAGGCGATCCTCGACGGCGGCTTCAGGGGCTGGACCGCCGATCCGGGGCGCCCGGTCGCGCGCGGCCCCTCGCCGCCGAGGAGCGCCGCCGCCTATCCGGTCGTCGCGCAGCAGGATCTGCGCAGCACGGCCGACGCCACCCTCGTCGCCCTGCGCAGCCGGCAGGCGAGCCTCCTCGATGCGCGGGGCTCGAGCTTCTTCGAGGGCCGCGAGAAATCCGCCGAGGCGGCGCGCGCCGGCCATATCCCCGGCGCGATCCAGCGCGACTATGCCGGCGCCTTCGAGGGCGGCAAGCTCAAGGCCCGCGGCGAGCTGGAGGCGCTGTTCGCGATGGTGCCGCAGGGGCCGGTGGTGTCCTACTGCAACACCGGCCATTCCGCCGCGGCGAACTGGTTCGTGCTGTCGGAGATCCTCGGCCGCGACGAGGTCGCGCTCTATGACGGCTCGATGACCGAATGGACCCAGGATCCCGAGCGCCCGGTCACGACCGGCGGCGCGGCCTGA
- a CDS encoding OsmC family protein: MKARAKWVEGMAFMGESGSGHAVMMDGAPEYGGRNIGIRPMEMLLIGLAGCTSFDVVGMLKKGRENVTGCEVEVEAERAATDPKVFTRIHLAYRITGKGLSRAKAERAVTLSKEKYCSASIMLGATAEMSYSLEVIDTVQEEAAA; encoded by the coding sequence ATGAAAGCGCGCGCGAAATGGGTGGAAGGCATGGCCTTCATGGGCGAATCCGGCAGCGGGCATGCCGTGATGATGGATGGCGCGCCCGAATATGGCGGGCGCAATATCGGCATCCGGCCGATGGAGATGCTGCTGATCGGGCTCGCCGGCTGCACGAGCTTCGATGTCGTCGGCATGCTGAAGAAGGGTCGTGAAAACGTGACCGGCTGCGAGGTCGAGGTCGAAGCCGAGCGCGCCGCGACCGACCCCAAGGTGTTCACCAGGATCCACCTCGCCTACCGCATCACCGGCAAGGGGCTGTCGCGGGCCAAGGCGGAGCGCGCCGTCACCTTGTCGAAGGAAAAATACTGCTCGGCTTCGATCATGCTCGGGGCGACCGCCGAGATGAGCTACAGCCTGGAGGTGATTGATACGGTGCAGGAGGAGGCCGCCGCATGA
- a CDS encoding sulfate/molybdate ABC transporter ATP-binding protein, producing the protein MSVAVTIETIEKRFETFPALRGVCLDIQAGELVALLGPSGSGKTTLLRLIAGLEQADRGRVLFGETDTRELSLRERRIGFVFQQYALFKTMNVAENIAFGLKSRPRRERPSDDEIRRRVGALLELVQLPGLERRYPSQLSGGQRQRVALARALAIEPSVLLLDEPFGALDAKVRKDLRAWLRELHGRTGHTTVFVTHDQEEALELADRVAILNDGRIEQVGSADDVYDHPATPFVCEFLGEANKLPVEIVGSQAFFGDRPVLGGLTQNQGGPASLYVRPQHLRIVDEMPLALPGTVAHLRRNGPLRRAEVAVEGLKKRLEVDLASQVAPAIGERIRLRITHGNLFAAA; encoded by the coding sequence ATGTCGGTCGCCGTCACCATCGAGACCATCGAGAAGCGCTTCGAGACCTTCCCGGCGCTGCGCGGCGTCTGCCTCGACATTCAGGCCGGCGAGCTCGTCGCGCTGCTCGGCCCGTCGGGCTCGGGCAAGACCACGCTCCTGCGCCTGATCGCCGGGCTGGAACAGGCCGATCGCGGCCGCGTGCTGTTCGGCGAGACCGATACGCGCGAGCTTTCCCTGCGCGAGCGGCGCATCGGCTTCGTCTTCCAGCAATATGCCCTGTTCAAGACGATGAACGTCGCCGAGAACATCGCCTTCGGGCTGAAATCCCGGCCGCGCCGCGAGCGCCCGAGCGACGACGAGATCCGCAGGCGCGTCGGTGCCCTGCTGGAGCTCGTCCAGTTGCCGGGGCTGGAGAGGCGCTATCCGAGCCAGCTCTCCGGCGGCCAGCGCCAGCGCGTCGCACTGGCGCGCGCGCTCGCGATCGAGCCCAGCGTGCTCCTGCTCGACGAGCCTTTCGGCGCGCTCGACGCCAAGGTGCGCAAAGACCTGCGCGCCTGGCTCAGGGAGCTGCACGGACGCACCGGCCACACCACCGTCTTCGTCACCCACGACCAGGAGGAGGCGCTGGAGCTCGCCGACCGCGTCGCCATCCTCAATGACGGGCGCATCGAGCAGGTCGGCTCGGCCGACGACGTCTACGACCATCCGGCGACGCCCTTCGTCTGCGAATTCCTCGGCGAGGCGAACAAGCTGCCGGTCGAGATCGTCGGCAGCCAGGCCTTCTTCGGCGACCGGCCGGTGCTGGGCGGGCTGACGCAGAACCAGGGCGGGCCGGCCTCGCTCTATGTCCGGCCGCAGCATCTGCGCATCGTCGACGAGATGCCGCTGGCGCTGCCCGGCACGGTCGCGCATTTGCGCCGCAACGGGCCGCTGCGCCGGGCGGAAGTCGCGGTCGAAGGGCTGAAGAAGCGGCTCGAGGTCGATCTCGCGAGCCAGGTCGCCCCGGCGATCGGCGAGCGCATCAGGCTGCGCATCACCCATGGCAACCTGTTCGCAGCCGCCTGA
- the cysW gene encoding sulfate ABC transporter permease subunit CysW — protein MSDAALPSGRAARARGESPVVRALLIGVSLAFLMLFLLLPLATVFIEAGSKGWEAYRAAITEPDALAAIRLTLVVAAVAVPFNIVVGVAAAWAVARFEFRGKDLLISLIDLPFSVSPVISGLVFVLLFGAQGYFGPWLQANDMKIVFALPGLILATIFVTFPFVARELIPHMQSLGSADEEAALTLGASPWRVFFRVTLPNVKWSLFYGVLLCNARAMGEFGAVAVVSGRIRGLTNTMPLHIEILYNEYMGAAAFAVASLLAGLALVTLILKTLLEWRYGDAIAASRRH, from the coding sequence ATGTCTGACGCCGCGCTCCCCTCCGGCCGCGCCGCCCGCGCGCGTGGCGAGAGCCCCGTCGTGCGGGCGCTGCTGATCGGCGTCTCGCTCGCCTTCCTCATGCTGTTCCTGCTCCTGCCGCTGGCGACGGTCTTCATCGAGGCAGGCAGCAAGGGCTGGGAGGCCTATCGCGCCGCGATCACCGAGCCCGACGCGCTGGCCGCGATCCGGCTGACGCTCGTCGTCGCAGCCGTCGCGGTGCCGTTCAACATCGTCGTCGGCGTCGCGGCGGCCTGGGCCGTCGCCCGGTTCGAGTTCCGGGGCAAGGACCTGCTGATCAGCCTGATCGACCTGCCCTTCTCGGTCTCGCCGGTGATCTCGGGCCTCGTCTTCGTGCTGCTCTTCGGCGCGCAGGGCTATTTCGGCCCCTGGCTCCAGGCCAACGACATGAAGATCGTCTTCGCGCTGCCGGGGCTGATCCTCGCCACCATCTTCGTCACCTTCCCCTTCGTGGCGCGCGAGCTGATCCCGCATATGCAGTCGCTCGGCTCGGCCGACGAGGAGGCGGCGCTGACGCTCGGCGCCTCGCCCTGGCGGGTGTTCTTCCGCGTGACGCTGCCGAACGTGAAATGGAGCCTGTTCTACGGCGTGCTGCTCTGCAACGCCCGCGCGATGGGCGAGTTCGGCGCGGTCGCGGTCGTCTCGGGCAGGATCCGCGGCCTGACCAACACCATGCCGCTGCATATCGAGATCCTCTACAACGAGTATATGGGCGCGGCCGCCTTCGCGGTGGCCTCGCTGCTGGCGGGGCTCGCCCTCGTCACCCTCATCCTCAAGACCCTGCTGGAATGGCGCTACGGCGATGCGATCGCCGCCAGCCGCCGCCACTGA
- the cysT gene encoding sulfate ABC transporter permease subunit CysT, with product MTAATTPFRWREPSILPGLGLSLGITLTALSLIVLIPLAALFLKAASAGPADIWAVATSPRTLAALRLSFTAALFAALVNAVFGLILAWVLVRYEFPGRRLIDAAVDLPFALPTAVAGISLAAIYAPNGWVGSLLAPLAFRITVPFTDLSFGFDGRIAYTPLGVMVALIFIGLPFVVRTVQPVLEELQSDVEEAAALLGASRFRTFRRVILPQLVPALMTGSVLAFARAVGEYGSVIFIAGNVPMVSEIAPLLIVIRLEQFDYAGAAVVATMMLMISFALILAGNLIQAHARRRFGDV from the coding sequence ATGACGGCGGCGACGACGCCTTTCCGCTGGCGCGAGCCGAGCATCCTGCCCGGCTTGGGGCTTTCGCTCGGCATCACGCTGACGGCACTGTCGCTGATCGTGCTGATCCCGCTCGCGGCGCTGTTCCTGAAGGCCGCCAGCGCCGGACCTGCCGATATCTGGGCGGTGGCGACCTCGCCGCGCACGCTCGCCGCGCTCAGGCTCTCCTTCACGGCGGCGCTGTTTGCGGCGCTGGTCAACGCCGTGTTCGGCCTGATCCTGGCCTGGGTGCTGGTGCGCTACGAATTTCCCGGCCGGCGCCTGATCGATGCCGCCGTCGATCTGCCCTTCGCGCTGCCCACGGCGGTCGCCGGCATCTCGCTCGCGGCGATCTACGCGCCGAACGGCTGGGTCGGCTCGCTGCTCGCGCCGCTCGCCTTCCGCATCACCGTGCCCTTCACCGATCTCTCCTTCGGCTTCGACGGCCGGATCGCCTATACGCCGCTCGGCGTGATGGTGGCGCTGATCTTCATCGGCCTGCCCTTCGTCGTGCGCACCGTCCAGCCGGTGCTGGAGGAATTGCAGAGCGATGTCGAGGAGGCCGCGGCGCTGCTCGGCGCCAGCCGCTTCAGGACGTTTCGCCGGGTGATCCTGCCGCAGCTCGTGCCGGCGCTGATGACCGGCTCGGTGCTCGCCTTCGCGCGGGCCGTCGGCGAATACGGCTCGGTGATCTTCATCGCCGGCAACGTGCCGATGGTCTCCGAGATCGCCCCGCTCCTGATCGTGATCCGGCTCGAGCAGTTCGACTATGCCGGCGCGGCCGTGGTGGCGACGATGATGCTGATGATCTCGTTTGCGCTCATCCTCGCCGGCAACCTGATCCAGGCCCACGCCCGCAGGAGGTTCGGCGATGTCTGA
- a CDS encoding sulfate ABC transporter substrate-binding protein: MTRPVFRHLIRAGLVLSAFGLGFGMAAAARAQSELLNVSYDPTRELYREINAAFLAEWNAKNPDRKITTVRQSHGGSGAQARTVIDGLAADVVTLALAGDIDAIAERSKKLPLDWQTRLPHNSAPYTSTIVFLVRKGNPKAIRDWGDLVKPGVQIITPNPKTSGGARWNYLAAWAYAEKAFDKDEAKVRDYIGKLLANVPILDTGARGATTTFTQRGIGDVFLSWENEAFLALKEFGADKFEIVVPSLSILAEPPVALIDANVDARKTREAAQAYLEFLYTPKAQAIIARNFYRPRNPEAAEPKDIANFPQVELVTIDAVFGGWKQAQPTHFGDGGSFDQLYKPAR; this comes from the coding sequence ATGACGCGACCTGTGTTTCGCCACCTCATCCGGGCCGGACTGGTCCTTAGCGCCTTTGGCCTCGGCTTCGGCATGGCGGCCGCGGCCCGTGCCCAGAGCGAGCTCCTCAACGTCTCCTACGACCCGACCCGCGAGCTCTACCGCGAGATCAACGCGGCCTTCCTCGCCGAATGGAACGCGAAGAACCCCGACCGCAAGATCACCACTGTCCGCCAGTCCCATGGCGGCTCGGGCGCCCAGGCGCGCACCGTGATCGACGGGCTTGCCGCCGATGTGGTGACGCTGGCGCTGGCCGGCGACATCGACGCCATCGCCGAGCGCTCGAAGAAGCTGCCACTCGACTGGCAGACGCGCCTGCCGCATAATTCCGCGCCCTATACCTCGACGATCGTCTTCCTCGTCCGCAAGGGCAACCCGAAGGCGATCCGGGATTGGGGCGACCTGGTGAAGCCCGGCGTCCAGATCATCACGCCGAACCCGAAGACCTCGGGCGGGGCGCGCTGGAACTATCTCGCCGCCTGGGCCTATGCCGAGAAGGCTTTCGACAAGGACGAGGCGAAGGTGCGCGACTATATCGGCAAGCTCCTCGCCAATGTCCCGATCCTCGACACCGGCGCGCGTGGCGCGACGACGACCTTCACCCAGCGCGGCATCGGCGACGTCTTCCTGTCCTGGGAGAACGAAGCCTTCCTCGCGCTGAAGGAGTTCGGCGCCGACAAGTTCGAGATCGTGGTGCCGAGCCTGTCGATCCTGGCCGAGCCGCCGGTCGCGCTGATCGACGCCAATGTCGACGCCAGGAAGACCCGCGAGGCGGCACAGGCCTATCTCGAATTCCTCTATACGCCGAAGGCGCAGGCGATCATCGCCAGGAACTTCTATCGCCCGCGCAACCCGGAAGCGGCCGAACCCAAGGACATCGCCAATTTTCCGCAGGTGGAGCTCGTGACGATCGATGCCGTCTTCGGCGGCTGGAAACAGGCGCAGCCGACCCATTTCGGCGATGGCGGCAGCTTCGACCAGCTCTACAAGCCGGCACGCTGA
- a CDS encoding O-antigen ligase, whose product MSDSVHGPTIGDSAPSAAFGGVLAGCGLFVLILSLQPFAAPPEATAPVESTGNIVNQIGWFGLGLVFLAALLCLTRRDVLARLGLGRWGLVFTIAALSALQALDPAASLRGLLLTGIVMIVVAGVLLLPRDEGAFATAAVNACLVLVLLIYAMLLLAPHLVVHSAEGAEGVHAGDWRGHLSHKNFAAPVFSIMAMIGIYGWQSRLRWRGALIVALCVVFVLNSGSKTTMGFLPLALGVVALARISGRPGLAVLVHLGLVGLIAALTVGSVMSPLLSGLVKVLIPDPTFTGRDEIWRFALNRIAERPWSGYGYASFWQTPVVTGLEENYEASWDVRGIGSAHNSYLDAALAFGIPGAVVTIVVLTGLPLLDYLAACRVAGNRRLADLFAMIVVFMTYVGMLESFLLNRADPLWVLFALAVTGLGLAGRMRARPP is encoded by the coding sequence ATGAGCGACAGCGTCCACGGCCCGACGATCGGCGACAGCGCCCCCTCCGCCGCCTTCGGCGGCGTCCTCGCCGGCTGCGGGCTGTTCGTGCTGATCCTGTCGCTCCAGCCCTTCGCCGCCCCGCCGGAAGCGACCGCGCCCGTCGAATCGACCGGCAACATCGTCAACCAGATCGGCTGGTTCGGGCTCGGCCTCGTCTTCCTCGCGGCGCTGCTTTGCCTGACGCGGCGCGACGTGCTGGCCCGGCTCGGGCTCGGCCGCTGGGGGCTCGTCTTCACCATCGCCGCGCTCTCGGCCCTGCAGGCGCTCGATCCGGCCGCCTCGCTGCGCGGGCTCCTGCTCACGGGAATCGTGATGATCGTCGTTGCCGGCGTGCTGCTCCTGCCGCGCGACGAAGGCGCCTTCGCCACCGCCGCGGTCAATGCCTGCCTCGTGCTGGTCCTGCTGATCTACGCCATGCTGCTCCTGGCGCCGCATCTCGTCGTCCACAGCGCGGAAGGGGCCGAGGGCGTCCATGCCGGCGATTGGCGCGGGCATCTATCGCACAAGAACTTCGCCGCGCCGGTCTTCTCCATCATGGCGATGATCGGGATCTATGGCTGGCAGAGCCGCCTGCGCTGGCGCGGGGCGCTGATCGTCGCGCTGTGCGTCGTCTTCGTGCTCAACAGCGGCTCCAAGACGACGATGGGCTTCCTGCCGCTCGCGCTGGGCGTGGTGGCGCTGGCCCGGATCAGCGGGCGGCCGGGGCTTGCGGTTCTCGTCCATCTCGGGCTTGTCGGGCTGATCGCGGCGCTGACGGTCGGCTCGGTGATGTCGCCGCTGCTCTCCGGCCTGGTCAAGGTGTTGATCCCCGACCCGACCTTCACCGGCCGCGACGAGATCTGGAGATTCGCCCTGAACCGCATCGCCGAGCGGCCCTGGTCCGGCTACGGCTATGCCAGCTTCTGGCAGACGCCGGTCGTGACCGGCCTGGAGGAGAATTACGAAGCGAGCTGGGACGTGCGCGGCATCGGCTCCGCCCATAACAGCTATCTCGACGCCGCGCTCGCCTTCGGCATCCCCGGCGCCGTCGTCACGATCGTCGTGCTGACGGGGCTGCCGCTCCTCGATTACCTCGCCGCCTGCCGCGTCGCGGGCAACCGCCGGCTCGCCGATCTCTTCGCCATGATCGTGGTCTTCATGACCTATGTCGGGATGCTCGAATCCTTCCTGCTCAACCGGGCCGATCCGCTCTGGGTGCTGTTCGCGCTGGCGGTGACGGGCCTCGGGCTGGCCGGGCGGATGCGGGCACGCCCACCCTAG
- a CDS encoding zinc-dependent alcohol dehydrogenase family protein, with product MKAVVYEAFGQAPALRILPDPAPEPHGVVIKVEATGLCRSDWHGWVGHDPDIRLPHVPGHELAGVIAAVGRSVVRFREGDRVTVPFVAGCGACPQCHSGNQQVCDHQFQPGFTHWGSFAEYVRIDRADLNLVRLPEEIDFATAASLGCRFVTSFRAVVDQGRATAGQWVAVHGCGGVGLSAIMIAAALGANVVAVDISDDKLRLARAVGASVAINAATVPDVVAAVRDATGGGAHLSLDALGSPQTCFNSVANLRKRGRHVQVGLLLAEQATPPIPMAQVIANELEILGSRGMQAHRYGAMLEMISAGKLTPQQLVGRRITLAESIPALMAMDRFEGTGVTIVDRF from the coding sequence ATGAAAGCCGTCGTCTACGAAGCCTTCGGGCAGGCTCCCGCGCTGCGCATCCTGCCCGATCCGGCGCCGGAGCCGCACGGCGTCGTCATCAAGGTCGAGGCGACGGGCCTGTGCCGCAGCGACTGGCATGGCTGGGTCGGGCACGACCCCGACATCCGCCTGCCGCATGTGCCGGGCCATGAGCTCGCCGGGGTGATCGCGGCGGTCGGGCGCAGCGTCGTCCGCTTCCGCGAGGGCGACCGCGTCACCGTGCCCTTCGTCGCCGGCTGCGGCGCCTGTCCGCAATGCCATTCCGGCAACCAGCAGGTCTGTGACCACCAGTTCCAGCCCGGCTTCACCCATTGGGGCTCGTTCGCCGAATATGTCCGGATCGACCGGGCCGACCTCAACCTCGTGCGCCTGCCGGAGGAAATCGACTTTGCCACGGCCGCCAGCCTCGGCTGCCGCTTCGTCACCTCCTTCCGGGCGGTGGTCGACCAGGGCAGGGCCACGGCCGGGCAATGGGTCGCGGTGCATGGCTGCGGCGGCGTCGGCCTGTCGGCGATCATGATCGCCGCCGCGCTCGGGGCGAATGTCGTCGCGGTCGACATCTCCGACGACAAGCTGCGCCTCGCCCGCGCGGTCGGCGCTTCGGTCGCGATCAATGCCGCGACGGTGCCCGATGTCGTCGCGGCGGTGCGCGACGCAACCGGCGGCGGCGCCCATCTCTCGCTCGATGCGTTGGGCTCTCCCCAGACCTGCTTCAACTCGGTGGCGAATCTGCGCAAGCGCGGCCGGCATGTCCAGGTCGGGCTCCTGCTGGCGGAGCAGGCGACGCCGCCGATCCCGATGGCGCAGGTCATCGCCAACGAGCTCGAGATCCTCGGCAGCCGCGGCATGCAGGCACATCGCTATGGCGCGATGCTCGAGATGATCAGCGCCGGCAAGCTCACCCCGCAGCAGCTCGTCGGCCGGCGCATCACGCTTGCCGAATCGATCCCCGCGCTGATGGCGATGGATCGATTCGAGGGGACAGGGGTAACGATCGTCGACCGGTTCTGA